A genomic segment from Kiritimatiellia bacterium encodes:
- the mutL gene encoding DNA mismatch repair endonuclease MutL, which translates to MGKPTTIRVLPDAVINKIAAGEVVERPASVVKELVENSIDAGASSILVDLVGGGKTAVVVSDDGAGMTRDDALLSIERHATSKIRDISDIERISTLGFRGEALAAVAAVSRFTLTTRPRDEEAGTEITVSGGTIVDVREVGCAPGTTVSVKHLFFNVPARRKFLRSEQTELAHARQVFLVHALAHTGIAWTLRVDEREVCRLPGGSTLEERLRDLFGPDFLDGLRRIEGGDERVRVRGFASLPQVNRADRSEQYIFVNGRPATAAVISYAVAEAYNNLIPRGRHPVLFLFIDLPPTDVDVNVHPTKKEVRFRNVARVRDALLGALREALALGEEPLPRKTALGALLAASRALPAFRVVDLPELPAFSYPRLEPSKAAEPATGAPAASSVLSEESRKPTEPGSAVEGPSRKAPWSWCRILGQAGGLYVVLETEDGLILMDPHAAHERVMFEQMMRSVLARDVRMQGLLAPETVDLPPEAAQRVRDHLPTLRSMGFGVAEFGGDTFVVDALPTFLGPVSPRAVLAEVTSALERGGRRAGAEHMLEEQIAMAACKAAVKARDRLTVQEIERLVQDLAACEMPYTCPHGRPTLIYMGFDELRRKFGRE; encoded by the coding sequence ATGGGCAAACCAACAACCATCCGCGTTCTACCCGACGCGGTGATCAACAAAATCGCTGCGGGGGAGGTGGTGGAGCGGCCGGCGTCCGTGGTCAAGGAGCTGGTCGAGAACTCGATCGATGCCGGGGCGTCCTCGATCCTCGTCGACCTTGTCGGCGGTGGGAAAACCGCCGTGGTGGTTTCGGACGACGGCGCCGGCATGACGCGGGACGACGCGCTGCTGTCTATCGAGCGCCACGCCACGAGCAAGATCCGGGATATTAGCGATATTGAGCGCATTTCGACCCTCGGCTTCCGCGGCGAGGCCCTTGCCGCGGTGGCCGCCGTATCGCGCTTTACACTGACCACGCGGCCCCGCGATGAGGAGGCGGGGACCGAAATTACCGTCTCCGGCGGAACCATCGTGGATGTTCGCGAGGTCGGTTGCGCGCCGGGGACGACGGTTTCGGTTAAGCACCTGTTTTTCAACGTTCCGGCGCGCCGGAAATTTTTACGGAGCGAACAAACCGAACTGGCTCATGCGCGGCAGGTCTTTCTGGTCCACGCCCTCGCGCACACGGGCATCGCGTGGACCTTGCGCGTGGACGAGCGCGAGGTGTGCAGGCTTCCCGGCGGCTCCACGCTGGAGGAGCGGTTGCGTGACCTCTTCGGCCCCGACTTCCTGGACGGGCTGCGCCGAATTGAGGGCGGCGACGAACGGGTGCGGGTGCGCGGTTTTGCCAGCCTCCCCCAGGTGAACCGCGCAGACCGCTCCGAACAGTACATTTTCGTGAATGGCCGCCCAGCCACCGCGGCCGTCATCAGCTATGCGGTCGCCGAGGCTTATAACAACCTGATTCCGCGCGGGCGGCATCCGGTCCTGTTCCTGTTCATCGACCTGCCGCCGACGGATGTGGATGTGAATGTCCACCCTACGAAGAAGGAGGTTCGGTTCCGAAATGTAGCGCGAGTCCGCGATGCGCTTCTGGGAGCCCTTCGCGAAGCCCTTGCGCTCGGGGAAGAGCCGCTTCCGCGCAAAACCGCGCTCGGCGCGTTGCTCGCGGCATCGCGCGCGCTGCCCGCGTTTCGCGTGGTGGATCTTCCCGAACTTCCGGCCTTTTCTTATCCGCGGCTCGAGCCATCAAAAGCTGCCGAACCAGCGACCGGCGCCCCTGCGGCGTCCAGTGTCCTGTCGGAAGAGAGCCGGAAACCGACCGAGCCGGGCTCGGCGGTGGAAGGGCCGAGCCGGAAAGCGCCGTGGTCGTGGTGCCGTATTCTGGGCCAGGCCGGCGGGCTGTATGTGGTGTTGGAGACGGAAGACGGACTCATCCTGATGGACCCGCACGCTGCGCATGAACGCGTGATGTTTGAACAAATGATGCGTAGCGTGCTGGCGCGGGACGTTCGCATGCAGGGGCTTCTTGCGCCGGAGACCGTGGACCTGCCGCCGGAAGCGGCCCAGCGCGTTCGAGACCATCTCCCCACGCTGCGCTCAATGGGATTCGGCGTTGCCGAGTTCGGCGGCGATACCTTTGTTGTCGACGCGCTGCCCACGTTTTTGGGACCGGTCTCACCGCGCGCCGTGCTGGCCGAGGTGACGTCCGCGCTGGAGCGGGGCGGCCGGCGGGCCGGCGCCGAGCATATGCTCGAGGAACAAATCGCCATGGCCGCGTGCAAGGCCGCGGTCAAAGCGCGGGACCGGCTTACCGTCCAGGAAATCGAAAGACTCGTGCAAGACCTCGCCGCTTGCGAAATGCCCTACACCTGCCCGCATGGCCGCCCAACGTTGATCTACATGGGGTTCGATGAGCTTCGTCGAAAATTTGGGCGCGAATAA
- a CDS encoding glycosyltransferase produces MSPLISVLMPIRNAAATLPTALESLRRQTLQDFELIAVDHGSDDESRALLEGARGAFRDLRIVSVPRDLPFAEALNEGLRQARGEWIARMDADDESTPERLETQWRVAWSDPSLDVVACRVRFGGDRANRAGYARYVDWINTLLTHEEMARARFRESPLAHPSVLIRRGAFERFGAYRAGAFPEDYELWLRWFEAGARFAKCPETLLTWNDPPRRLSRTDPRYSFEAFYRVKAGYLARWLAANNPHHPDVLVIGAGRVTRRRVEFFMEAGIRVAAWSDLDPRKVGRRYHGAPVIHHEEIPPPGECFIVTCVSAIGAPESIRSMLLSRGYMPGRDFIEAA; encoded by the coding sequence ATGTCTCCGCTCATCAGCGTGCTCATGCCTATTCGCAATGCGGCTGCGACGCTTCCGACCGCCCTGGAAAGCCTTCGGCGACAGACCTTGCAGGATTTTGAACTCATAGCCGTGGACCATGGCTCGGACGACGAGAGCCGGGCCTTGCTTGAGGGCGCGCGCGGCGCGTTCCGGGACCTGCGGATTGTCAGCGTCCCGCGAGACCTGCCATTCGCCGAGGCGCTCAATGAGGGTCTGCGGCAGGCCCGCGGCGAATGGATCGCGCGAATGGATGCGGATGACGAGAGTACGCCCGAACGCCTGGAGACGCAGTGGCGGGTGGCCTGGTCGGACCCGAGCCTCGACGTTGTGGCCTGTAGGGTCCGCTTCGGCGGAGACCGCGCCAATCGTGCCGGATACGCCCGATACGTCGACTGGATCAACACGCTGCTGACGCACGAGGAGATGGCCCGTGCCCGGTTCCGGGAATCCCCTTTGGCACATCCGTCAGTCCTGATCCGGCGCGGGGCGTTTGAGCGATTCGGCGCCTATCGAGCCGGCGCCTTTCCGGAAGATTATGAACTTTGGCTGAGGTGGTTTGAAGCCGGCGCCCGCTTCGCAAAATGTCCCGAAACCCTTCTGACATGGAATGACCCTCCACGCCGACTTTCGCGAACAGATCCGCGGTACTCCTTTGAGGCCTTTTATCGCGTCAAGGCCGGTTATCTGGCTCGATGGCTGGCCGCGAACAATCCGCATCATCCGGATGTACTCGTTATCGGCGCAGGCCGCGTCACCCGCCGCCGCGTGGAGTTTTTCATGGAAGCGGGCATACGGGTCGCAGCCTGGTCGGATCTCGACCCCCGCAAGGTCGGGCGGCGATATCACGGGGCGCCGGTCATCCACCACGAGGAGATCCCGCCGCCGGGCGAGTGTTTTATCGTGACTTGCGTCTCCGCAATCGGCGCACCGGAATCGATCCGGTCGATGCTTCTGTCGCGGGGCTACATGCCCGGGCGCGACTTCATCGAAGCCGCCTGA
- a CDS encoding acetolactate decarboxylase — MSVRRTLPLSLGALILLAAGCGRTGDPHAAWRETVSQLSTFPAYTSGRYAASMAVSNLLDRGDHGFGFFEDGAGLVMHRGTACRIDADGRAQPAVREAAIAFAIATWFEPDDIFSVVNLNDRVFRNSMNWKKPDTGHVQAIRVEGRFKFVTLLPPGTLARSGSLQQGGTRTLEQVNGALVGFRMPESAGNSVPAGFNFYFIAADFSAGGEASQFELAGGRIEIDITPNLHLVLPTTR, encoded by the coding sequence ATGAGCGTGAGACGTACGCTGCCTTTGTCCCTTGGAGCGCTGATTCTGTTGGCCGCCGGATGCGGCAGAACGGGTGATCCCCACGCTGCCTGGCGCGAGACCGTTTCCCAGCTATCCACCTTTCCCGCCTATACATCCGGCCGCTACGCGGCCTCGATGGCGGTTTCGAACCTGCTTGACCGCGGCGACCACGGGTTCGGATTTTTTGAGGATGGCGCTGGCCTCGTGATGCATCGCGGGACCGCCTGCCGGATCGACGCCGACGGTCGAGCACAGCCCGCGGTCCGAGAAGCAGCCATCGCCTTCGCGATCGCCACCTGGTTTGAACCGGACGATATCTTCTCGGTCGTCAATCTGAACGACCGCGTTTTCAGGAATTCGATGAACTGGAAGAAACCCGATACAGGCCACGTCCAGGCGATCCGGGTCGAGGGCCGATTCAAATTCGTGACCCTTCTGCCGCCGGGCACGCTGGCGCGTTCCGGATCGTTGCAACAGGGCGGGACCCGAACCCTCGAGCAGGTGAACGGCGCGCTTGTCGGATTTCGCATGCCCGAAAGCGCAGGAAACAGTGTGCCGGCGGGCTTCAACTTTTATTTCATAGCGGCCGATTTCTCCGCTGGCGGGGAAGCGAGCCAATTTGAGTTGGCGGGCGGACGCATCGAGATCGATATCACCCCCAACCTGCATCTGGTGTTGCCGACCACGCGGTAG
- a CDS encoding protein kinase, which produces MSWNRRPEEEEDEDGIEVGSLPDEDTASGVQGQEPPLEINGYQLIEEIQRGGQAAVFLAVQKSTGRRVALKIIFGGPYAAEADRERMNQEVRILAALDHPNIVSVIDRGETADGSLYFVMNYVDGRPLHEFLRDFRRDRNEALTRADIAELLKLFRRICEAVNAAHLRGIVHRDLKPANIIIDSYGEPHILDFGLAHAPVADGGAPNASTTQLSEFVGSLEWASPEQARGNANQVDTRTDVYALGVILFQMITGEFPYEVRDELRHVLDTIISVRPQPPSRVLARMGKLKGPDGPLCDAALDRIVLKALAKSRDDRYQNAGELARAISAYLDTPKPAPTSVGMRTAIIASALLAAALATAVLWQEFGRSSPSPPIAVRYDDGIYGYAQDGDDLVFVFEPTRFETARHDNGRLAHVREIGAVTRVFVAGAFNGWAKEDPEWRMNPVGPDRFELRKPGFMFSTRAEWPFKFHVNGEYWVGAPDRARNRERVVTDSATFNLVLVPPRASHASQVSALRAFREQIDAVWPGQGANLVFDQSNRLHFSFANLTPGQRITDLDPLRGIPLVSLDITEAKVTDLSPLSGMTTLEQLKVNDGTFAAFVGSAIQALAERRFEDARREIDRAMVGLTNVPALERARAALQTAVDHLQTLIERPGQPPDKAPTFQGRIYALIMTPMNWYEAADFAKRHGGHLATATTRAENEWLLNTFSMPPLGRTLWLGGTDEGTESFWRWITQEGWRFENWGHPEPNNEHGNEHALAMRPDGWWMDANSYALRLPFVIEWDRSDSIPPNP; this is translated from the coding sequence GTGAGCTGGAATCGACGCCCTGAAGAAGAGGAAGACGAGGACGGGATCGAGGTCGGATCCCTTCCGGACGAGGACACGGCCAGCGGCGTACAGGGGCAAGAGCCGCCGCTCGAAATCAATGGCTACCAGCTCATCGAGGAGATCCAGCGCGGTGGCCAAGCCGCTGTTTTTCTTGCCGTCCAGAAATCTACGGGTCGGCGCGTAGCGCTGAAAATCATTTTCGGGGGGCCGTATGCGGCCGAGGCCGACCGCGAGCGAATGAACCAGGAGGTGAGGATCCTCGCGGCGCTCGATCACCCCAACATCGTTTCCGTGATCGACCGCGGGGAGACGGCGGACGGTTCACTCTATTTCGTCATGAATTACGTCGACGGTCGACCGCTGCATGAGTTCCTGCGCGACTTTCGCCGCGACCGAAACGAAGCGCTCACCCGCGCGGACATCGCCGAGCTGCTCAAATTATTTCGGCGCATCTGCGAGGCGGTCAATGCCGCGCACCTGCGCGGCATTGTGCACCGCGACCTGAAGCCCGCCAACATCATCATCGATTCTTACGGCGAGCCCCATATCCTTGATTTCGGGCTGGCGCATGCGCCGGTCGCCGATGGCGGAGCGCCGAACGCGAGCACCACGCAACTCAGCGAATTCGTGGGGTCGCTCGAGTGGGCCAGCCCCGAACAGGCCCGCGGCAATGCCAACCAGGTTGATACGCGAACAGACGTCTACGCGCTGGGCGTCATCCTGTTCCAGATGATCACGGGCGAATTTCCGTACGAGGTCCGAGATGAACTTCGCCACGTGTTAGACACGATCATCTCGGTCCGCCCACAGCCGCCCAGCCGCGTGCTCGCCCGGATGGGTAAATTGAAGGGGCCGGACGGGCCCCTCTGTGACGCCGCCCTGGATCGTATCGTCTTGAAGGCGCTGGCCAAATCTCGGGATGACCGGTATCAAAACGCGGGCGAGCTTGCGCGGGCGATCTCCGCCTACCTGGATACGCCCAAGCCAGCCCCGACATCGGTTGGGATGCGGACAGCCATCATTGCCTCGGCGCTGCTCGCTGCGGCGCTTGCAACCGCGGTCTTGTGGCAGGAATTCGGCCGGTCCTCGCCATCGCCGCCGATTGCCGTCCGCTATGACGACGGCATCTACGGATATGCCCAGGACGGCGACGATTTGGTATTCGTGTTCGAGCCCACCCGTTTTGAGACCGCTCGGCATGACAACGGCCGTCTGGCTCACGTGCGCGAGATCGGAGCCGTGACGCGAGTCTTTGTTGCCGGCGCCTTCAATGGCTGGGCGAAAGAAGACCCCGAATGGCGAATGAACCCCGTGGGGCCCGATCGATTTGAGCTGCGCAAACCGGGATTTATGTTTTCAACCCGCGCGGAGTGGCCGTTCAAGTTTCACGTCAACGGCGAATACTGGGTAGGCGCGCCGGACCGGGCCCGTAATCGCGAACGCGTGGTCACGGACAGCGCCACGTTCAATCTCGTCCTGGTCCCCCCGCGGGCATCCCACGCCTCGCAGGTCAGCGCGCTTCGCGCGTTCCGCGAACAGATCGACGCCGTATGGCCTGGCCAGGGGGCCAATTTGGTTTTCGACCAGTCGAACCGACTCCATTTCTCGTTTGCGAATCTGACGCCGGGCCAGCGGATCACCGACCTGGATCCATTGCGCGGCATTCCGCTCGTTTCCCTCGACATCACCGAAGCAAAGGTCACCGACCTTTCGCCTCTTAGCGGAATGACGACGCTGGAGCAGTTGAAGGTCAATGACGGCACCTTCGCAGCATTCGTCGGCTCGGCGATTCAGGCGCTCGCCGAGCGACGATTCGAGGACGCGCGCCGCGAAATCGACCGCGCGATGGTCGGACTGACAAATGTGCCGGCATTGGAACGCGCGCGCGCCGCGCTGCAAACCGCCGTGGACCATCTGCAGACCCTGATCGAGCGGCCTGGGCAACCTCCTGATAAGGCGCCAACATTCCAAGGCCGAATCTACGCGCTGATCATGACCCCCATGAACTGGTATGAGGCGGCGGATTTTGCCAAACGGCATGGCGGGCACCTGGCCACCGCGACCACTCGCGCGGAAAATGAATGGTTGCTCAATACCTTTTCGATGCCGCCTCTGGGTCGAACGCTCTGGCTGGGAGGAACCGACGAGGGAACCGAATCGTTCTGGCGCTGGATCACGCAGGAAGGGTGGCGTTTTGAGAACTGGGGCCACCCCGAACCGAATAACGAACACGGCAACGAGCACGCCCTCGCGATGCGGCCCGATGGCTGGTGGATGGACGCCAACAGCTATGCGCTGCGCCTGCCGTTTGTCATCGAATGGGATCGGTCGGACTCAATTCCCCCGAATCCCTGA
- a CDS encoding response regulator, with the protein MSTTHVQDLQQQIRTLLRRLQLPDTALREDAPPLFKKLDLHAAKRLLQTLDAWNERGIFDDSERLVQEVLLKSPETKQAFLESELALLQQIERSGEDQLHRGPYGLLEYVLPIRVHGAHLHLLRSGKFREKPFTDAEITEIAFASGIPKSAVAPAAAAVPIRSGETLAAFTALHRRLRDAVAAALEAQIQLGLSAAGDAADSWSSLGALAEGAAHQFSNLLSIILGYTSLVLAKTDMPADAVAALNRVAEAAQQGRRLTEEILAAAASNREEEPVCSLHEQLLEAAARLQAAGLPADRFTLHRNAEIDRVPAAPNAVASVLQNMLRHAHESATPGARLRVYTKNIREGGAEQIVVEVAEEGAPAAAGTAQITFPISHEPVRSAAKQVRRRLAPSTIWVADDDPAVRELCRRILEAERHTVESCESGECIRKKLAAGAAPDLLIYDFSMPDLDGVEFCTWLRQNQYRTPVILISGFSAEHPDLKRLLQMRKVFLLQKPFSFRDMTDLVTIAMGETLVG; encoded by the coding sequence ATGTCGACCACCCACGTTCAGGACCTTCAGCAACAGATTCGGACGCTGTTGCGAAGGTTGCAACTTCCCGATACTGCCCTTCGAGAGGATGCGCCACCGCTGTTCAAAAAGCTCGACTTACATGCGGCTAAGCGGCTTTTGCAAACCCTTGACGCCTGGAATGAACGAGGAATCTTCGACGACTCGGAACGCCTTGTTCAGGAGGTGTTGCTCAAGTCGCCCGAAACGAAACAGGCGTTTCTCGAATCCGAACTCGCCCTGCTCCAACAAATCGAGCGGTCCGGCGAGGATCAGCTTCATCGCGGCCCTTACGGACTGTTGGAGTATGTGTTGCCGATCCGCGTGCACGGCGCTCACCTGCACCTGCTGCGCAGCGGGAAGTTTCGCGAGAAGCCGTTCACTGACGCGGAGATTACCGAGATCGCATTTGCCAGCGGGATTCCGAAATCGGCGGTCGCTCCAGCCGCCGCTGCTGTACCGATCCGAAGCGGCGAAACGCTGGCCGCTTTCACAGCGTTGCATCGCCGGCTTCGGGATGCGGTTGCTGCGGCTCTGGAAGCGCAAATCCAACTGGGCCTGTCCGCCGCCGGCGACGCGGCAGATTCATGGTCGAGCTTGGGCGCTCTCGCCGAAGGGGCTGCTCATCAGTTTAGCAACCTGCTTTCGATCATCCTCGGGTACACGTCCCTGGTGCTCGCCAAAACCGACATGCCCGCGGATGCGGTGGCCGCGCTAAATCGCGTTGCGGAAGCCGCGCAACAGGGCCGGCGACTGACAGAGGAAATACTGGCTGCCGCGGCATCGAACCGCGAGGAGGAGCCCGTCTGCTCGTTGCACGAACAACTGTTGGAGGCGGCGGCCCGTCTCCAGGCGGCCGGACTGCCCGCGGATCGGTTCACGCTGCATCGGAACGCCGAAATCGACCGCGTCCCGGCCGCGCCCAACGCCGTGGCTTCAGTCCTGCAAAATATGCTTCGTCACGCGCATGAGAGCGCTACGCCCGGCGCGCGGCTTCGCGTGTACACCAAAAACATCCGCGAGGGCGGCGCGGAACAAATTGTGGTTGAAGTGGCCGAGGAGGGCGCACCCGCCGCGGCGGGAACCGCCCAGATCACGTTCCCAATCTCGCACGAACCCGTCCGGTCGGCCGCCAAACAAGTTCGACGCCGCCTCGCGCCCAGCACGATCTGGGTGGCCGATGACGATCCCGCTGTCCGGGAGCTGTGCCGCCGCATTCTGGAGGCGGAACGTCACACGGTGGAGTCCTGCGAATCGGGCGAGTGCATTCGAAAAAAGCTGGCCGCCGGCGCCGCGCCCGACCTGCTCATCTACGACTTCAGCATGCCGGACCTGGACGGCGTCGAATTTTGCACGTGGCTGCGCCAGAACCAGTATCGGACGCCGGTGATCCTCATCAGCGGGTTCAGCGCCGAACACCCCGATCTCAAACGATTGCTACAAATGCGGAAGGTTTTTCTGCTGCAAAAGCCGTTTTCGTTCCGCGACATGACCGATCTCGTCACCATTGCGATGGGCGAAACCTTGGTGGGCTAG
- the prmC gene encoding peptide chain release factor N(5)-glutamine methyltransferase gives MSFVENLGANNRPPAIGPTLQAAVRQIEAALARAGIEDARAAADWLVAETAGIGRLDLYVSGDRPIPAEWIPLLVERARRVEAGEPLQYVLGYAPFMGRDFLCDRRALIPRPETEELCERVLDALPREFAGRVADVGTGTGCLAITIVLDRPDARVEAIDISKESLELARENARRFGVDSRIQWILGDLLAGAPEAAYDVIVSNPPYVSEAEWSRLPLSIREYEPPVALIGGADGLAVIRRLAAQSRSALKPGGMLWLEMGNDQGQAVRRLLEDLGFVGITVYRDAAGHERIAAAMRPHV, from the coding sequence ATGAGCTTCGTCGAAAATTTGGGCGCGAATAATCGCCCGCCGGCAATCGGGCCGACGCTGCAGGCAGCGGTCCGGCAGATCGAAGCCGCGCTGGCGCGCGCCGGCATCGAAGACGCGCGCGCGGCCGCGGACTGGCTGGTGGCGGAGACGGCGGGAATCGGGCGGCTCGATCTTTATGTGTCGGGCGACCGGCCGATCCCGGCCGAATGGATCCCGCTGCTGGTCGAGCGCGCCCGGCGCGTTGAGGCGGGCGAACCTCTCCAATACGTGCTCGGCTATGCGCCATTCATGGGGCGAGACTTCCTGTGCGACCGCAGGGCCCTGATTCCTCGGCCAGAAACCGAGGAGTTGTGCGAACGGGTGCTCGACGCCCTTCCGCGCGAGTTCGCGGGACGCGTCGCGGACGTCGGCACCGGCACCGGTTGCCTCGCGATCACTATTGTTCTGGACCGGCCAGATGCCCGCGTTGAGGCAATCGACATTTCCAAGGAAAGCCTGGAGTTAGCTCGCGAAAATGCGCGCAGATTCGGTGTGGACTCGCGCATCCAATGGATCCTTGGCGATCTCCTGGCCGGCGCGCCAGAAGCCGCTTATGACGTGATTGTCTCCAACCCCCCTTATGTGTCCGAAGCGGAGTGGAGCCGCTTGCCGCTCTCCATTCGCGAGTACGAGCCGCCGGTCGCGCTGATCGGCGGCGCGGACGGCTTGGCGGTGATCCGGCGCCTGGCGGCGCAATCGCGCAGCGCGCTCAAGCCGGGTGGTATGCTCTGGCTCGAAATGGGAAATGACCAAGGGCAGGCGGTTCGGCGGCTACTGGAGGACCTCGGATTCGTTGGCATCACCGTCTATCGCGATGCCGCGGGCCACGAGCGGATCGCCGCAGCGATGAGGCCTCATGTTTAG
- a CDS encoding lipase maturation factor family protein, with protein MPAVSKETGGPETPIVIRILQVWIRGLSHYGRGYARANQLGLRLLGVVYFAAFASYAVQADGLVGERGILPFAAWLGAIRPRVEEIGFHQVPTILWLAPSDAALRICLWTGMALAVMLASGFLPLIAAAGLWVLYLSATTVGQIFWNYQWDNLLLEAGFLAIFAAPWRVRMRWLAPDEPPRIIVLLFHWLMFRLMFLSGYVKWASGDEAWRNLTALTYHYWTQPLPLPTAWYVHQLPIWFHKLSCALVFVVELVCPFLIWFGDRARMVAAISFIALMALIAATGNYTFFNLLAAVLSLWLIRDQIGAALLSRVPGRFGRWLARAFRREAPSPEWRPLRVARHAAAAVAAAFVLVTSGVLFVVAVGGGADWPRWIESLVRFTAPFRSVNNYGLFAVMTKTRPEIILEGTWDGQLWIPYEFRWKPGEPDMRPRLAAPHQPRLDWQMWFAALGKLEGNRWLINLMIRLLENEPDVLRLLAFNPFEQRPPVAIRAVRYEYRFATPAERSQGKVWWMRKYKDLYCPPIQIHP; from the coding sequence GTGCCCGCAGTTTCAAAAGAAACAGGCGGTCCCGAAACCCCGATTGTGATTCGCATCCTCCAAGTATGGATCCGCGGCCTGTCGCATTATGGCCGAGGTTACGCCCGAGCCAATCAGTTGGGACTCCGTCTGCTTGGCGTGGTCTATTTTGCCGCATTCGCGTCCTACGCCGTGCAGGCAGACGGCTTGGTGGGCGAGCGAGGCATCCTCCCATTTGCGGCCTGGCTTGGCGCGATTCGGCCGCGGGTCGAGGAAATCGGGTTTCACCAAGTTCCGACAATTCTCTGGCTGGCGCCCTCGGATGCGGCGCTCCGAATCTGTTTGTGGACTGGTATGGCGCTTGCAGTGATGCTTGCGTCCGGTTTCCTCCCTCTGATCGCCGCAGCGGGGCTGTGGGTCCTGTATCTCTCGGCGACGACCGTCGGCCAGATTTTTTGGAACTACCAATGGGACAACCTCCTGTTGGAGGCGGGTTTCTTGGCGATTTTCGCCGCCCCGTGGCGGGTCCGCATGCGATGGCTAGCGCCGGATGAGCCTCCCCGAATCATTGTCTTGCTCTTCCACTGGCTGATGTTCCGCCTGATGTTTCTCTCGGGCTATGTGAAGTGGGCGAGCGGCGATGAAGCCTGGCGAAATCTAACCGCGTTGACCTACCATTACTGGACCCAGCCCTTGCCGCTTCCGACCGCGTGGTATGTCCATCAGTTGCCGATCTGGTTTCACAAGCTTTCCTGTGCGCTGGTGTTCGTAGTCGAATTGGTATGTCCGTTTTTGATCTGGTTTGGCGATCGCGCCCGAATGGTGGCCGCGATTTCATTCATCGCGCTCATGGCGCTCATCGCAGCGACAGGCAACTACACCTTTTTCAATTTGCTCGCAGCGGTTCTCTCACTCTGGCTGATCCGGGATCAAATCGGCGCGGCCCTTTTGAGTCGGGTTCCTGGCCGGTTTGGGCGCTGGCTCGCTCGCGCTTTTCGTCGGGAGGCACCTTCGCCGGAGTGGAGGCCACTCCGTGTCGCCCGGCACGCCGCGGCCGCTGTGGCAGCCGCCTTCGTGCTCGTAACGTCCGGCGTCCTGTTCGTGGTGGCGGTTGGAGGCGGGGCGGACTGGCCGCGGTGGATCGAATCCCTGGTTCGATTCACCGCTCCCTTTCGCAGCGTAAACAACTACGGCCTGTTCGCGGTCATGACCAAAACCCGGCCGGAAATCATCCTGGAGGGAACGTGGGACGGCCAACTCTGGATTCCCTACGAATTTCGCTGGAAGCCGGGCGAGCCCGACATGAGACCGCGATTGGCTGCGCCACATCAGCCGCGACTGGACTGGCAAATGTGGTTTGCTGCGCTGGGCAAGCTGGAGGGGAATCGTTGGCTCATCAATCTCATGATCCGGCTGCTGGAGAACGAACCCGATGTCCTGCGGCTTCTCGCTTTCAATCCGTTTGAACAACGGCCTCCCGTGGCCATTCGCGCTGTTCGATACGAGTATCGCTTTGCCACGCCGGCCGAGCGGTCGCAGGGCAAAGTCTGGTGGATGCGGAAATACAAAGACTTGTATTGCCCCCCGATTCAGATACACCCATGA
- a CDS encoding zinc ribbon domain-containing protein: MSQRLQLKKEQPPSDAQDCPGCGKPLPGGAVICIECGYDTRTGRRIGESGRRKNSPVVIAGLILIIVGAVTTLYLRSKETGTVPAPASAADSESSPSAPEPSAETSTPESLAPATTEPALTAEAPTTATAESAPAAEAPAPASSEPASATAAEEPAAPSAPTTPEPETTAVAEEPHVESAPAIDWEKVEQDQRQRITAEMDRRAPFFASGQLVEFRLTNGLVRRGTYQGRDAESARLKADGNEVITIPIVSLDRNTRIRVDADYRQRYIEFLARQRVAEFRKRSKTENP, encoded by the coding sequence GTGAGTCAACGTCTGCAATTGAAAAAAGAGCAACCGCCCTCCGATGCGCAGGATTGTCCGGGTTGCGGGAAACCGCTGCCCGGCGGAGCGGTCATCTGCATCGAATGCGGCTATGACACGCGAACCGGCCGGCGCATCGGTGAAAGCGGACGCCGGAAGAACTCGCCGGTGGTCATTGCAGGCCTCATCCTCATCATTGTCGGCGCAGTCACGACCCTGTACCTGCGCTCCAAGGAAACGGGGACGGTTCCCGCCCCAGCCTCCGCCGCTGATTCCGAATCTTCTCCGTCCGCACCTGAGCCGTCAGCCGAGACATCGACGCCTGAATCGCTCGCGCCCGCGACGACCGAACCAGCGCTGACTGCCGAAGCGCCCACCACAGCGACCGCCGAATCGGCGCCGGCTGCCGAAGCGCCCGCACCAGCGTCCTCCGAACCGGCGTCGGCCACTGCCGCGGAAGAGCCGGCCGCCCCGTCTGCACCGACCACACCTGAACCTGAGACAACGGCGGTCGCCGAGGAGCCTCATGTTGAATCCGCGCCCGCCATCGACTGGGAAAAGGTTGAACAGGACCAGCGGCAACGCATTACGGCTGAAATGGACCGGCGCGCACCGTTTTTTGCAAGCGGCCAGCTTGTGGAATTCCGTCTGACCAACGGGCTCGTGCGCAGGGGAACCTATCAGGGTCGCGATGCGGAGTCAGCCCGACTGAAGGCTGACGGCAACGAGGTCATTACCATTCCGATCGTCTCGTTGGACCGTAATACGAGAATTCGCGTGGATGCCGATTACCGCCAGCGCTATATTGAGTTTTTGGCGCGCCAGCGCGTCGCTGAGTTCCGGAAACGCTCCAAGACCGAAAACCCGTAG